Sequence from the Luteibacter aegosomaticola genome:
ATCGTGGTCGGCCCGACCCTGCGCCTGCACCAGTGCGGCCTGCCGAAGAAGATGGCGCTTGAGCTGTTCAAGCCCTTCATCTTCGCCAAGCTGCAGGCTCGTGGTGAAGCCACCACGATCAAGGCTGCCAAGAAGCTCGTCGAGCGCGAAGAGTCGCAGGTGTGGGACATCCTCGAAGAGGTGATCCGCGAACATCCGGTGATGCTGAACCGCGCGCCGACCCTGCACCGTCTGGGTATCCAGGCGTTCGAGCCGGTCCTCATCGAAGGCAAGGCGATCCAGCTGCACCCGCTCGTCTGTACCGCGTTCAACGCGGACTTCGACGGTGACCAGATGGCCGTCCACGTGCCGCTCTCGATCGAGGCGCAGCTCGAAGCCCGCGCCCTGATGATGTCGTCGAACAACGTGCTGTCGCCGGCGAACGGCGAGCCGATCATCGTGCCGTCGCAGGACGTTGTGCTCGGCCTGTACTACATGACCCGTGAGCTGGTGAACGCGAAGGGCACCGGCATGGTGTTCGCGAACCTCGGCGAAGTGCGTCGCGCCTACGACAACCGTGCGGTCGAACTGCACGCGAAGGTCAAGGTCCGCGTGCGCGTGTTCAACGTGTCGGAGACCGGCGAGCGCACGGCAAGCACCCAGATCGTGGACACCACGGTCGGTCGCGCCCTGCTGGCCGAGATCATCCCGGAAGGCCTCCCGTTCGCCCTGGTGAACACGGAGCTGACCAAGAAGAACATCTCGCGCCTGATCAACCAGAGCTACCGTCTCCTTGGTCTCAAGGAATCGGTCGTGTTCGCGGATAAGCTGATGTACACCGGCTTCCGTTTCGCGACGCGCGCCGGTATCTCGATCGGTATCGACGACATGAAGATCCCGGCTGAAAAGAAGGCGATCCTCGAGGAAGCCGAGAAGGAAGTCGTCGAGATCCAGGAGCAGTACCAGTCGGGTCTCGTGACCGCTGGTGAGCGCTACAACAAGGTCGTCGACATCTGGTCGCGTACGAACGAACTCGTCGCGAAGGCCATGATCGACGGTATCGGTACCGAGAAGGTCACCGATGCCGAAGGCAAGCAGGTCAACCAGAAGACCATGAACTCCCTGTACATCATGGCCGACTCGGGTGCGCGTGGTAGCGCGGCCCAGATTCGCCAGCTGGCAGGTATGCGTGGCCTGATGGCCCGTCCGGATGGCTCGATCATCGAGACGCCGATTAAGGCGAACTTCCGTGAAGGCCTGAACGTCCTGCAGTACTTCAACTCCACCCACGGTGCTCGTAAGGGCCTGGCGGATACGGCGCTGAAGACGGCTAACTCGGGTTACCTGACCCGTCGCCTCGTCGACGTGGCCCAGGACGTGGTCATTACGCACCACGACTGCGGCACCGAAGACGGCGTGATGATGGCCCCGATCGTGGAAGGCGGCGATGTGGTCGAGCCGCTGCGCGAGCGCGTGCTCGGTCGTACGGTCGTCGAAGACGTCTACGCCCCGGGCGATGACGATCAGCCGATCGTCACCCGCGATACGCTGCTTGACGAAAGCCTGGTCGAGAAGCTCGACAAGGCCGGCGTGCAGCTGATCAAGGTGCGTTCGCCGATCACCTGCCGTGCCAGCCATGGCGTGTGCGCCCTGTGCTACGGCCGCGATCTGGCCCGTGGTCACCTGGTGAACATGGGTGAGGCCGTGGGCGTTGTCGCCGCGCAGTCCATCGGTGAGCCGGGTACCCAGCTGACGATGCGTACGTTCCATATCGGTGGTGCGGCTTCCCGTGCCGCTGCCGTGGATAACGTCACCGTTCGCACCACCGGTTCGCTGAAGTTCAACAACCTCAAGTCGGTCGAGCATTCGGCGGGCCACCTGGTTGCCGTGTCCCGTTCGGGCGAAGTGAGCGTCATCGACGTGAACGGCCGCGAGCGTGAGCGCTACAAGGTGCCTTACGGTGCGACCATCGCAGTGAAGGACGGCGACCCGGTCAAGGCCGGCCAGACCGTCGCGAACTGGGATCCGCATACCCACCCGATCGTCACGGAAGTGGCCGGTGTGGTCCGCTTCATCGACTTCATCGATGGCGTGACCGTCCAGTCGCAGACCGACGAACTGACCGGCCTCGAGTCGGCGGTGGTGACCGATCCGAAGCGTCGCGGTACGCAGGCCAAGGATCTGCGCCCGATCGTCCGCCTGGAAGACAGCAAGGGCCGTGAGCTCAAGCTGCCGGGTACCGACATCGCGGCCCAGTACTTCCTGCCGGCCGGTGCCATCGTCTCGATCCAGAACGGCGCCGAAGTGGGCGTGGGTGACGTCGTCGCCCGTATCCCGCAGGAAACGTCGAAGACCCGCGACATCACCGGTGGTCTTCCGCGCGTGGCCGATCTGTTCGAAGCCCGCAAGCCGAAGGAGCCGGCGATCCTGGCCGAGCGCTCGGGTATCATCAGTTTCGGCAAGGACACCAAGGGCAAGCAGCGTCTCATCATCAAGGATGTGGACGGCAACGAGCACGAAGAGCTGATTCCGAAGTGGCGTCAGGTCATCGTGTTCGAAGGCGAGCACGTGGAGAAGGGCGAAACCGTCGTGGACGGCGAGCCGAATCCGCATGACATCCTGCGCCTGCTGGGTGTCGAGCCGCTGGCCAGCTACCTGGTCAAGGAAATCCAGGACGTCTACCGCCTGCAGGGCGTGAAGATCAACGACAAGCACATCGAAGCGATCATTCGCCAGATGCTCCGCAAGGTCGAGATCACCGAGGCAGGGGATAGCACCTACCTGCGCGGTGAGCAGGTCGAGCGCGTCCGTATGAACGAGGAGAACGAGCGCGCTGAGAAGCGTGGCGAGCGTCCGGCCTCGTTCGAATCGGTCCTGCTGGGTATCACCAAGGCCTCGCTGGCCACCGAGTCGTTCATCTCGGCGGCCTCGTTCCAGGAGACCACCCGCGTCCTCACCGAGGCCGCTGTTCGCGGCACCCGTGATACGTTGCGTGGCCTCAAGGAAAATGTTATTGTTGGGCGGCTAATCCCTGCGGGTACGGGTCTGGCCTACCACGCTTCGCGTCGTAGCCAGAGCGGCCTGACGGACCTGGAACTCCAGACCCTCCAGGGTTCGGGTTCCTCCGTCTCGTTCGAAGAAGCTCCCGCCGGGTCCAACGATAGCGCCGAGTGAGGCTCCTGTACGGGCTTCGCCCGTACATACGAAATGAGGTGCATGGATGCACCTCGTGTTCGGATTCAGGGACGATGGGTGCCAGCCGCATAGTGCGGCGGCGCACGTCAAATCGCTTACACGGCGGGCCGATCATTCGGTCTGCCTTTATGTTTCTCAGGAATAGCTTCGCATGACGACAGTCAACCAGTTGGTGCGCAAATCCCGCAGCCCGAAGGCTTACAAGAGCGCTTCGCCGGCCCTGCAGAGCAGCCCGCAGCGCCGCGGTGTTTGCACGCGCGTTTATACGACCACCCCGAAGAAGCCGAACTCGGCGCTGCGTAAGGTTGCCAAGGTGCGCCTCACCAACGGTTTCGAAGTCATCAGCTACATCGGTGGCGAAGGTCACAACCTCCAGGAGCATTCGGTGGTCCTGATCCGCGGCGGTCGCGTCAAGGATCTCCCGGGTGTGCGTTACCACACGGTTCGCGGCAGTCTCGACTGCGCCGGCGTGACCAAGCGTCGCAAGTCGCGCTCGAAGTACGGCGCCAAGCGCCCGAAGAGCTGAGTAAAGGACAAGAATTATGTCGCGTAAAGGTTCCCATCCCGCCCGTGTGGTCCTCCCGGACCCGAAGCACGGAAGCCAGCTGATCGCCCGCTTCATCAACATGGTGATGAAGTCCGGCAAGAAGTCGGTTGCTGAAGCCATCGTCTACGGTGCCCTCGAGGCCATCGGCGAGAAGCACGCAGAGCCGGTTCAGCTCGTCGAAAAGGCCCTGGGCAACATCGCCCCGGCGGTCGAAGTGAAGTCCCGCCGCGTCGGCGGTGCGACCTACCAGGTGCCGGTCGAAGTTCGTCCGGGCCGTCGTATGGCGCTTGCCATGCGCTGGGTCATCGATGCCGCCCGCAAGCGTGGCGAAACCTCGATGCCGCGCAAGCTG
This genomic interval carries:
- the rpsL gene encoding 30S ribosomal protein S12, producing the protein MTTVNQLVRKSRSPKAYKSASPALQSSPQRRGVCTRVYTTTPKKPNSALRKVAKVRLTNGFEVISYIGGEGHNLQEHSVVLIRGGRVKDLPGVRYHTVRGSLDCAGVTKRRKSRSKYGAKRPKS
- the rpsG gene encoding 30S ribosomal protein S7 encodes the protein MSRKGSHPARVVLPDPKHGSQLIARFINMVMKSGKKSVAEAIVYGALEAIGEKHAEPVQLVEKALGNIAPAVEVKSRRVGGATYQVPVEVRPGRRMALAMRWVIDAARKRGETSMPRKLAAELLEASESRGGAVKKREETHRMAEANKAFSHYRW
- the rpoC gene encoding DNA-directed RNA polymerase subunit beta', giving the protein MKDLLNLFNQQRQTLDFDAIKIALASPELIRSWSYGEVKKPETINYRTFKPERDGLFCAAIFGPIKDYECLCGKYKRMKHRGVVCEKCGTEVTLAKVRRERMGHIELASPTAHIWFLKSLPSRIGLMLDMTLRDIERILYFEAFVVIDPGLTALERGQLLSEDQYLEATEEHGDEFDARMGAEAVYELLKSLDLPGEVIRLKEEISSTNSETKLKRLTKRVKLIEAFLESGNKPEWMVLTVLPVLPPDLRPLVPLDGGRFATSDLNDLYRRVINRNNRLKRLLELAAPDIIVRNEKRMLQESVDALLDNGRRGRAITGTNKRALKSLADMIKGKQGRFRQNLLGKRVDYSGRSVIVVGPTLRLHQCGLPKKMALELFKPFIFAKLQARGEATTIKAAKKLVEREESQVWDILEEVIREHPVMLNRAPTLHRLGIQAFEPVLIEGKAIQLHPLVCTAFNADFDGDQMAVHVPLSIEAQLEARALMMSSNNVLSPANGEPIIVPSQDVVLGLYYMTRELVNAKGTGMVFANLGEVRRAYDNRAVELHAKVKVRVRVFNVSETGERTASTQIVDTTVGRALLAEIIPEGLPFALVNTELTKKNISRLINQSYRLLGLKESVVFADKLMYTGFRFATRAGISIGIDDMKIPAEKKAILEEAEKEVVEIQEQYQSGLVTAGERYNKVVDIWSRTNELVAKAMIDGIGTEKVTDAEGKQVNQKTMNSLYIMADSGARGSAAQIRQLAGMRGLMARPDGSIIETPIKANFREGLNVLQYFNSTHGARKGLADTALKTANSGYLTRRLVDVAQDVVITHHDCGTEDGVMMAPIVEGGDVVEPLRERVLGRTVVEDVYAPGDDDQPIVTRDTLLDESLVEKLDKAGVQLIKVRSPITCRASHGVCALCYGRDLARGHLVNMGEAVGVVAAQSIGEPGTQLTMRTFHIGGAASRAAAVDNVTVRTTGSLKFNNLKSVEHSAGHLVAVSRSGEVSVIDVNGRERERYKVPYGATIAVKDGDPVKAGQTVANWDPHTHPIVTEVAGVVRFIDFIDGVTVQSQTDELTGLESAVVTDPKRRGTQAKDLRPIVRLEDSKGRELKLPGTDIAAQYFLPAGAIVSIQNGAEVGVGDVVARIPQETSKTRDITGGLPRVADLFEARKPKEPAILAERSGIISFGKDTKGKQRLIIKDVDGNEHEELIPKWRQVIVFEGEHVEKGETVVDGEPNPHDILRLLGVEPLASYLVKEIQDVYRLQGVKINDKHIEAIIRQMLRKVEITEAGDSTYLRGEQVERVRMNEENERAEKRGERPASFESVLLGITKASLATESFISAASFQETTRVLTEAAVRGTRDTLRGLKENVIVGRLIPAGTGLAYHASRRSQSGLTDLELQTLQGSGSSVSFEEAPAGSNDSAE